From a region of the Babylonia areolata isolate BAREFJ2019XMU chromosome 21, ASM4173473v1, whole genome shotgun sequence genome:
- the LOC143295947 gene encoding putative acyl--CoA ligase YdaB: MAQQLTLVAKLRQRVEEQGESPAFIFRSPHDGRYVLSWNRLYRLAGRFAAVLNSRGLGRGHLVVNTLVNSPERAVCEAGIWLSGAASVNGHCQMADGSDLLHTLRVSRASALLVDPDVSNSPWNVLTKYVSVGEDDSVTCSDLTDLKKLFFIRRVEGDGPGDFITQLDSDSDWFQADDVTPEDTLTVFTTSGTTGFSKLVVYTHGNFIQPIEAFSKDKRTDTSPLENDCQFSTAPFGWLGGYVGTGAVTCSTKVTCDVRAGGFPKDMPEFIFQVLEKEKCKSMFINPVYLPRLMQLAKTKHVKTDSKAEAQMSEENKLNTIFLGALPVTRHMVAAALSLAHVAVIGYGATDFSGVSYHIVTDSDTFVDHDTGLPVEGVSVKIVSQDDEETALPVNQTGHILVKSLAKSLVYLNDPTLKTDDYLTKDGFFRTQDVGRLDERGHLIVDGRGSDAIMRGPYIFYPSWMESRIRACPGVHDVIITGVPDPLVNEELCACVVMESDSVTLEQVRHFVEKEVVTTEDDPLSPRPRYYLEFQSFPMTDSGKPKRKVIKAQASERLQCSD, from the coding sequence ATGGCTCAACAGCTGACCCTGGTGGCTAAACTCAGACAGCGGGTGGAGGAGCAGGGAGAGTCCCCAGCCTTCATCTTCAGGTCCCCACATGATGGCCGCTATGTGCTGAGCTGGAACAGACTGTACAGGCTGGCTGGTCGTTTTGCCGCTGTTCTGAACAGCAGGGGTCTGGGACGTGGACACCTGGTGGTCAACACGCTGGTCAACAGTCCGGAGAGAGCGGTGTGTGAGGCCGGCATATGGCTGTCCGGAGCAGCCTCCGTCAACGGCCATTGCCAGATGGCTGATGGGTCAGACCTCTTGCACACGTTACGTGTGTCACGTGCCTCGGCCCTGCTTGTGGACCCTGACGTCAGCAACAGTCCCTGGAACGTGCTGACAAAGTACGTCTCTGTGGGAGAAGATGACAGTGTCACGTGCTCTGACCTGACCGACCTGAAGAAATTGTTTTTCATCCGTCGTGTTGAGGGGGATGGTCCAGGGGATTTTATCACCCAACTGGACTCTGACAGTGACTGGTTTCAGGCTGATGATGTCACTCCCGAAGACACCCTGACTGTATTCACGACATCAGGCACAACGGGCTTCTCCAAACTAGTGGTCTACACTCACGGCAACTTCATACAGCCGATTGAGGCATTTTCTaaagacaaacggacagataCATCACCTTTAGAAAATGATTGCCAATTCAGTACAGCGCCTTTTGGATGGCTTGGTGGTTACGTTGGAACGGGTGCAGTAACTTGTTCCACAAAAGTCACTTGTGATGTTCGAGCGGGAGGATTCCCAAAGGACATGCCAGAATTCATCTTTCAAGtcttggaaaaagaaaaatgcaaatCAATGTTTATCAATCCAGTGTATCTTCCACGCTTAATGCAGTTGGCCAAAACGAAGCACGTGAAAACCGATTCCAAAGCTGAAGCGCAAATGTCTGAGGaaaacaagctgaacaccatctttCTTGGCGCTCTTCCGGTAACCCGTCACATGGTGGCAGCTGCATTATCTCTGGCTCATGTAGCCGTTATCGGCTATGGGGCAACCGATTTTAGTGGTGTGTCGTATCACATtgtgacagacagtgatacatTCGTGGACCATGACACAGGACTTCCCGTAGAAGGCGTCTCCGTGAAGATCGTCAGCCAGGACGATGAAGAAACAGCTCTACCTGTCAACCAGACAGGGCACATCCTCGTCAAGAGCCTAGCAAAAAGTCTGGTATACCTCAATGACCCCACTCTAAAAACTGATGACTATTTAACCAAGGATGGATTCTTCCGCACCCAGGATGTTGGCCGTCTGGATGAACGAGGTCACCTGATCGTGGACGGAAGAGGAAGTGACGCAATCATGAGAGGACCCTACATCTTTTACCCATCATGGATGGAATCACGCATTCGAGCTTGTCCAGGCGTTCATGATGTCATCATCACTGGTGTCCCTGACCCTTTGGTCAACGAAGAGCTTTGTGCATGTGTCGTTATGGAATCAGATTCAGTGACGTTGGAGCAAGTCCGTCATTTCGTGGAGAAGGAAGTGGTGACGACAGAAGACGATCCACTGTCGCCTCGACCCCGTTACTATCTGGAGTTCCAGTCTTTTCCCATGACTGACTCTGGCAAACCGAAACGTAAAGTGATTAAGGCACAGGCATCAGAACGCCTCCAATGCTCTGACTGA
- the LOC143295946 gene encoding putative acyl--CoA ligase YdaB yields the protein MCVFKGSHNPASLAKGGSERDRFLSTLFKGLTIDDATIIMAQQLTLVAKLRQRVEEQGESPAFIFRSPHDGRYVLSWNRLYRLAGRFAAVLNSRGLGRGHLVVNTLVNSPERAVCEAGIWLSGAASVNGHCQMADGSDLLHTLRVSRASALLVDPDVSNSPWNVLTKYVSVGEDDSVTSSDLTDLKKLFFIRRVEGDGPGDFITHLDSDSDWFQADDITPEDTLTVFTTSGTTGFSKLVVYTHCEYIQLFDLTADKNTKLNRYFTTSPFGWLGAYVGAGVVNCSTNVTCDVREAGLPKDMSEFIFQVLKEEKCETALFSPVYLPRLLQLAETSQVKADSKEHKLNTLILGGLPVTRPMVAAALSLADVAIVAYGATDFSGVSHLIVTDSETFVDHDTGPPSKSVSVKIVSQEDEEMVLPVNETGLILVKNHAKNVVYLNDPTLKTDEFFTKDGFFRTQDIGRLDERGHLIVDGRGSDAIMRGTYIFYPSWMESCVRACPGVRDVIITGVPDPLVNEELCACVVMESDSVTLDHVRHFVEKEVVTSEDDPLSPRPRYYLEFQSFPMTDTGKPKRKVIKAQATERLQCSD from the exons ATGTGTGTTTTCAAGGGCAGTCACAACCCAGCGAGTCTCGCGAAGGGTGGGTCAGAAAGAGATCGCTTTCTCTCGACGTTGTTTAAAG GATTGACTATAGACGACGCTACCATCATCATGGCTCAACAGCTGACCCTGGTGGCTAAACTCAGACAGCGGGTGGAGGAGCAGGGAGAGTCCCCAGCCTTCATCTTCAGGTCCCCACATGATGGCCGCTATGTGCTGAGCTGGAACAGACTGTACAGGCTGGCTGGTCGTTTTGCCGCTGTTCTGAACAGCAGGGGTCTGGGACGTGGACACCTGGTGGTCAACACGCTGGTCAACAGTCCGGAGAGAGCGGTGTGTGAGGCCGGCATATGGCTGTCAGGAGCAGCCTCCGTCAACGGCCATTGCCAGATGGCTGATGGGTCAGACCTCTTGCACACGTTACGTGTGTCACGTGCCTCGGCCCTGCTTGTGGACCCTGACGTCAGCAACAGTCCCTGGAACGTGCTGACAAAGTACGTCTCTGTGGGAGAAGATGACAGTGTCACGTCCTCTGACCTGACCGACCTGAAGAAATTGTTTTTCATCCGTCGTGTTGAGGGGGATGGACCAGGGGATTTTATTACCCATCTGGACTCTGACAGTGACTGGTTTCAGGCTGATGATATCACTCCCGAAGACACCCTGACTGTATTCACGACATCAGGCACAACGGGCTTCTCCAAACTGGTGGTCTACACTCACTGTGAATACATACAGCTCTTTGACTTAACTGCAGACAAGAATACGAAGCTGAATCGCTATTTCACGACATCCCCTTTTGGCTGGCTTGGTGCCTACGTTGGCGCAGGTGTGGTAAATTGTTCCACAAACGTCACGTGCGATGTTCGAGAAGCAGGACTCCCAAAGGACATGTCAGAGTTCATCTTTCAAGttctgaaagaagaaaaatgcgaAACAGCATTATTCAGTCCAGTGTATCTTCCACGATTACTCCAGTTAGCCGAAACGAGCCAGGTGAAAGCAGATTCCAAGGAACACAAGCTGAACACACTTATTCTTGGAGGTCTCCCTGTAACCCGTCCAATGGTGGCAGCTGCATTGTCTTTGGCTGATGTAGCCATTGTTGCATATGGGGCAACTGATTTCAGTGGTGTGTCACATCTcattgtgacagacagtgagacctTCGTGGACCATGACACAGGACCTCCATCAAAAAGCGTGTCTGTGAAGATCGTCAGCCAGGAAGATGAAGAAATGGTTCTGCCTGTCAACGAGACGGGGCTCATTCTCGTCAAGAACCATGCAAAAAATGTTGTGTACCTCAATGATCCCACACTGAAAACTGATGAGTTTTTCACCAAGGATGGATTCTTCCGCACCCAGGATATTGGCCGTCTGGATGAACGAGGTCACCTGATCGTGGACGGAAGAGGAAGTGACGCAATCATGAGAGGAACCTACATCTTCTACCCATCATGGATGGAGTCATGCGTTCGAGCTTGTCCAGGCGTTCGTGACGTCATCATCACTGGTGTCCCTGACCCTTTGGTGAACGAAGAGCTTTGTGCATGTGTCGTGATGGAATCGGATTCAGTGACGTTGGATCACGTCCGTCATTTCGTGGAGAAGGAAGTGGTGACGTCAGAAGACGATCCACTGTCGCCACGACCCCGTTACTATCTGGAGTTCCAATCTTTTCCCATGACTGACACTGGCAAACCGAAACGTAAAGTGATCAAGGCACAGGCAACAGAACGTCTCCAATGCTCTGACTGA